A window from Primulina huaijiensis isolate GDHJ02 chromosome 11, ASM1229523v2, whole genome shotgun sequence encodes these proteins:
- the LOC140988394 gene encoding uncharacterized protein, with amino-acid sequence MCTEIPPRRILRRTNEVKQEGTEDVRQEGNIPRPSPVQDASARVLAGMARFFEQHVGDGARVRPEPVYERFRRMHPDEFHGTTNPFVAEGWIRSLEVIFHYMDMADAHRVRCTIYLLKGDASLWWEGAERGVNMATLTWEEFKRVFYDEYFTSDVRSRLKMEFMGLRLGDWCVAEFVQKFDRGCHFVPLIANDAAEKLRHFLYGLRPTIRRDVMLGDPTD; translated from the coding sequence ATGTGTACAGAGATACCTCCTAGAAGGATTTTGCGTAGGACTAATGAGGTTAAACAAGAGGGGACTGAAGATGTTAGGCAGGAGGGGAATATTCCACGGCCTTCACCTGTTCAGGATGCTAGTGCCCGTGTACTAGCCGGTATGGCCCGTTTCTTTGAGCAACATGTCGGGGATGGAGCAAGGGTTAGACCAGAGCCAGTTTATGAGAGATTTAGGAGGATGCACCCCGATGAGTTTCATGGCACTACTAATCCATTCGTTGCGGAGGGATGGATTCGATCTTTAGAGGTGATTTTTCATTACATGGACATGGCGGACGCTCATCGAGTTCGCTGTACAATTTATCTGTTGAAGGGCGAtgcttccttatggtgggagggagcggagCGAGGAGTGAACATGGCGACATTGACTTGGGAGGAGTTCAAGAGGGTATTCTATGACGAGTACTTCACATCCGATGTTCGTTCTAGGCTTAAGATGGAGTTTATGGGTCTCCGTCTGGGAGATTGGTGTGTTGCCGAatttgtgcagaagtttgacaggggctgtcactttgtacccttaATTGCCAATGATGCGGCGGAGAAATTACGACACTTTCTATATGGTTTGAGGCCGACTATCCGACGTGATGTGATGCTTGGCGATCCCACTGATTAA